The Streptococcus toyakuensis genome has a window encoding:
- a CDS encoding pneumococcal-type histidine triad protein codes for MKINKKYVAGSVAVLALSVCSYELGRYQAGQVKKDSNRVAYIDGDQAGQKAENLTPDEVSKREGINAEQIVIKITDQGYVTSHGDHYHYYNGKVPYDAIISEELLMKDPNYQLKDSDIVNEIKGGYVIKVDGKYYVYLKDAAHADNIRTKEEIKRQKQEHSSNHGGGSNDQAVVAARAQGRYTTDDGYIFNASDIIEDTGDAYIVPHGNHFHYIPKSDLSASELAAAQAFLSGKGGQLSTVEYRSSRAETRSSVRMSQSEAPQDSAKAPESQSEDLASLLQELYALPLSQRHVESDGLVFDPAQITKRTANGVAVPHGDHFHFIPYSQMSALEEKLARNLPIGGQPVQSHSNNTKPSSPEKTSSTPSSTIKPNFNLNTPAPNRATGGAYTTDDGYVFSPTDVIEDTGDAFVVPHGNHFHYIPKSDLSAGELAAAQAYWNGKQSHSATSSSKPSSDNAKPAQPSLTETPNLTVTPTYHQNQGEDIPTLLSELYAKPLSERHVESDGLVFDPAQIIKRTANGVAVPHGDHYHFIPYSQMSPLEEKLARMIAVKGQNGSVLPSVTPLKPAPTTKPQAPVGNKPTEFDVNQVVRKVGDGYIFEDKGVSRYVLAKDLAKDKIDAIENLLSKKTQETHALVAKKENVVPRDQEFYDKAYNLLAEAHKALSENKGRTSDFQALDKLAERLNDESSNKGKLVDDLLSFLAPITHPERLGKPNSQIAYTDDEIKLAKLAGKYTTEDGYIFDTRDITSDEGDAYVTPHMSHSHWIKKESLSEAERVAAQAYAKEKGLIPPSTENQGSGNTEVKGVEAIYNKVEAAKKVPLDHIPYNLQHTVEVKNGSLIIPHYDHYHNIKFGWFDEGLYEAPKGYSLEDLFATVKYYVEHPEERPHSDNGWGNASDHVRKNKADKDSKSDEDKEDHHESVESTRPESNEKENHTGSTPSVDNLYKPSTDEDETEEVPKDTTDEAEVPQVETEKVEAKLKEVEALLAKVTDASLKDNVTESLSGLRNNLSLQTMDNNGIMAEAEKLLALLKGSESVTTKPEA; via the coding sequence ATGAAAATCAATAAAAAATATGTGGCGGGTTCGGTGGCAGTTCTTGCCCTAAGTGTTTGTTCCTATGAACTTGGTCGTTACCAAGCTGGTCAAGTTAAGAAAGATTCTAATCGAGTAGCTTATATAGATGGTGATCAGGCTGGTCAAAAAGCAGAGAACTTGACACCAGATGAAGTTAGTAAGAGAGAGGGAATCAACGCCGAACAAATTGTTATCAAGATTACGGATCAAGGTTATGTGACCTCTCATGGAGATCATTATCATTACTATAATGGCAAGGTTCCTTATGACGCTATCATCAGTGAAGAACTGCTGATGAAAGATCCAAATTATCAGTTGAAGGATTCAGACATTGTCAATGAAATCAAGGGTGGTTATGTAATTAAGGTAGACGGTAAATACTATGTTTACCTCAAGGATGCCGCCCATGCGGACAATATTCGTACAAAAGAAGAGATTAAACGTCAGAAGCAGGAACATAGTAGTAATCACGGGGGTGGTTCTAACGATCAGGCAGTTGTTGCAGCCAGAGCCCAAGGACGCTACACAACGGATGATGGGTATATCTTCAATGCATCTGATATCATTGAGGACACGGGTGATGCCTATATCGTTCCTCATGGCAATCACTTCCACTATATTCCGAAGAGTGATTTGTCTGCCAGTGAATTAGCTGCTGCCCAAGCCTTCTTATCTGGGAAAGGTGGCCAATTAAGTACGGTTGAATATCGTTCAAGTAGAGCTGAAACAAGATCTAGTGTGAGAATGAGTCAATCTGAAGCTCCTCAAGATTCTGCCAAAGCTCCTGAAAGTCAAAGTGAGGATTTAGCTAGTCTCCTTCAAGAATTATACGCTTTGCCACTTAGCCAACGTCATGTGGAGTCTGATGGATTAGTATTTGACCCAGCACAGATTACAAAACGTACTGCCAATGGTGTGGCAGTTCCTCACGGAGATCATTTCCATTTCATTCCTTATTCGCAAATGTCTGCCTTGGAAGAAAAATTGGCTCGAAATCTACCAATTGGAGGTCAGCCAGTTCAAAGTCATTCTAATAATACGAAACCAAGCAGTCCTGAGAAAACAAGTTCAACACCAAGTTCAACCATTAAACCAAACTTTAATCTCAATACGCCGGCACCGAATCGAGCAACTGGAGGTGCCTATACAACGGATGATGGGTATGTCTTTAGTCCGACAGATGTGATTGAAGATACAGGTGACGCTTTTGTTGTACCGCACGGCAATCATTTCCACTATATACCTAAGAGTGATTTGTCTGCAGGAGAATTGGCTGCTGCCCAAGCTTATTGGAATGGTAAACAGTCTCATTCTGCTACAAGTTCAAGTAAACCAAGTAGTGATAATGCTAAACCAGCCCAACCAAGTTTGACAGAGACTCCAAACCTGACTGTCACCCCAACATATCATCAAAATCAAGGGGAAGATATCCCAACACTTTTAAGTGAATTGTATGCCAAACCTTTATCAGAACGCCATGTTGAATCGGATGGTCTAGTCTTTGATCCGGCACAAATCATCAAACGTACAGCTAACGGTGTCGCAGTTCCTCACGGAGACCATTATCACTTTATCCCTTATTCCCAAATGTCACCGCTGGAAGAAAAATTGGCTCGTATGATAGCTGTCAAGGGACAAAATGGCAGTGTCTTGCCAAGTGTTACTCCTCTGAAGCCAGCCCCTACTACCAAACCTCAAGCACCAGTGGGAAATAAACCGACAGAATTTGATGTCAACCAGGTTGTTAGAAAAGTTGGCGACGGTTATATTTTCGAGGATAAGGGAGTCAGTCGTTATGTTCTAGCTAAAGACCTGGCCAAGGATAAGATTGACGCCATTGAAAATCTCTTGTCTAAGAAAACTCAAGAGACACATGCCCTAGTTGCGAAGAAAGAAAATGTCGTTCCTCGTGACCAAGAATTTTATGATAAAGCATATAATTTATTGGCCGAGGCTCATAAAGCCTTGTCTGAAAATAAGGGTCGTACTTCTGATTTCCAAGCCTTAGACAAATTAGCAGAACGCTTGAATGATGAATCTTCTAATAAAGGAAAATTGGTAGATGATTTATTGTCATTCCTAGCACCAATTACTCATCCAGAACGTCTTGGTAAACCAAATTCTCAAATTGCTTATACAGACGATGAAATTAAATTAGCGAAATTAGCAGGTAAGTATACAACAGAAGATGGCTATATCTTTGACACTCGTGATATTACCAGTGATGAGGGAGATGCTTATGTAACTCCACATATGTCCCATAGTCATTGGATTAAGAAAGAGAGCTTGTCTGAAGCTGAAAGAGTGGCAGCCCAGGCTTATGCTAAAGAGAAAGGTTTGATACCTCCTTCAACAGAGAATCAGGGTTCAGGAAATACTGAGGTTAAAGGAGTAGAAGCAATCTATAATAAAGTGGAAGCAGCTAAGAAGGTCCCACTTGATCATATTCCTTACAATCTACAACATACTGTTGAAGTTAAAAATGGTAGCTTAATTATACCTCATTACGACCATTACCATAACATTAAATTTGGTTGGTTTGACGAAGGACTCTATGAAGCACCTAAGGGTTATAGCCTTGAGGATCTCTTTGCGACTGTAAAATATTATGTTGAACATCCTGAAGAACGTCCTCACTCAGATAATGGTTGGGGAAATGCCAGCGACCATGTTCGTAAAAATAAGGCAGACAAAGACAGTAAATCTGATGAAGATAAGGAAGATCATCATGAATCAGTCGAGTCAACCCGTCCTGAATCCAATGAAAAAGAAAATCATACAGGTTCAACCCCTTCAGTAGATAATCTTTATAAACCGAGCACTGATGAAGACGAGACAGAAGAAGTACCTAAAGATACAACAGACGAAGCTGAAGTACCTCAAGTAGAAACCGAAAAAGTAGAAGCCAAACTCAAAGAAGTAGAAGCTCTACTTGCTAAAGTAACGGATGCTAGTTTGAAAGACAATGTGACAGAGAGCCTATCTGGTTTACGAAATAATCTGAGTCTCCAAACCATGGATAATAATGGTATCATGGCAGAAGCAGAAAAATTACTTGCGTTGTTAAAAGGTAGTGAGTCAGTTACGACGAAACCAGAAGCATAA
- the adcAII gene encoding zinc-binding lipoprotein AdcAII, translated as MKKQSLFLVLLSVFLLCLGACGQKESQTGKGMKIVTSFYPVYAMVKEVSGDLNDVRMIQSSSGIHSFEPSANDIAAIYDADVFVYHSHTLESWAGSLDPNLKKSKVKVLEASEGMTLDRVPGLEDVEAGDGVDEKTLYDPHTWLDPEKAGEEAQIIADKLSEVDSEHKETYQKNAETFIKKAQELTKKFQPKFEKATQKTFVTQHTAFSYLAKRFGLNQLGIAGISPEQEPSPRQLTEIQEFVKTYKVKTIFTESNASSKVAETLVKSTGVGLKTLNPLEADPQNDKTYLENLEENMSVLAEELK; from the coding sequence ATGAAGAAACAAAGTTTATTTTTAGTATTGTTAAGTGTCTTTCTTTTGTGTTTAGGGGCTTGTGGCCAAAAGGAAAGTCAGACTGGGAAAGGGATGAAAATTGTAACCAGTTTTTATCCTGTCTATGCTATGGTCAAGGAAGTATCTGGTGACTTGAATGATGTTCGGATGATTCAGTCAAGTAGTGGAATTCACTCCTTTGAACCTTCGGCAAATGATATCGCAGCCATCTATGATGCAGATGTCTTTGTTTACCATTCGCATACTCTTGAATCTTGGGCGGGAAGTCTGGACCCCAATCTTAAAAAATCTAAAGTGAAGGTTTTAGAGGCTTCTGAAGGAATGACCTTAGACCGAGTCCCAGGGCTAGAAGATGTGGAAGCAGGGGATGGAGTTGATGAAAAAACGCTCTATGACCCTCACACTTGGCTAGATCCTGAAAAAGCTGGTGAAGAAGCCCAGATTATCGCTGATAAACTTTCAGAGGTGGATAGTGAACATAAAGAAACTTATCAAAAAAATGCGGAAACCTTTATCAAAAAAGCTCAGGAACTAACTAAGAAATTCCAACCTAAATTTGAAAAGGCGACTCAGAAAACCTTTGTAACACAACATACAGCCTTTTCTTATCTAGCGAAGCGATTTGGACTCAATCAACTTGGTATTGCAGGTATCTCTCCAGAACAAGAACCAAGTCCAAGACAACTAACAGAAATTCAGGAATTTGTTAAAACCTATAAAGTTAAAACGATTTTTACAGAAAGTAACGCTTCTTCAAAAGTAGCTGAAACTCTTGTCAAATCAACAGGTGTGGGTCTTAAAACTCTGAATCCTTTAGAGGCAGACCCACAAAATGACAAGACTTATCTAGAAAATCTTGAAGAAAATATGAGTGTTTTAGCAGAAGAATTGAAATGA
- the ccdA2 gene encoding thiol-disulfide oxidoreductase-associated membrane protein CcdA2, which translates to METIVFSISVFLAGVLSFFSPCIFPLLPVYAGILLDDQESAKSFSLFGRKVAWSGLIRTLCFIAGISLIFFILGFGAGYLGNILYANWFRYTMGTIIIILGLHQMEIFHFKKLEVQKSFTFKKSEANRYWSAFLLGITFSFGWTPCIGPVLSSVLALAASGGNGAWQGAIYTLIYTLGMAIPFLVLALASGVVMPYFSKIKRHMMLLKKIGGFLIILMGILLLLGQVNVLAGIFE; encoded by the coding sequence TTGGAAACGATAGTATTTTCAATCTCTGTTTTTCTAGCGGGTGTTTTATCCTTTTTTTCTCCTTGTATTTTTCCTCTTCTACCAGTCTATGCTGGAATTTTATTGGATGATCAGGAAAGTGCAAAAAGCTTCTCTCTGTTTGGAAGGAAAGTCGCTTGGTCAGGTTTGATTCGAACGCTTTGCTTTATTGCAGGTATCTCTCTCATTTTCTTTATCTTAGGATTTGGTGCTGGTTACCTTGGTAATATTCTCTATGCCAATTGGTTTCGCTATACCATGGGAACGATTATCATCATTTTAGGCCTTCACCAGATGGAAATTTTTCATTTTAAGAAATTAGAGGTTCAAAAAAGCTTTACTTTTAAGAAATCAGAAGCCAATCGTTATTGGTCAGCCTTTTTACTCGGTATTACTTTTAGCTTTGGTTGGACGCCTTGTATTGGTCCAGTTTTAAGTTCTGTTTTAGCGCTTGCCGCTTCTGGAGGTAATGGTGCTTGGCAAGGTGCAATCTATACCTTGATTTACACTCTGGGGATGGCAATTCCTTTCTTGGTTTTGGCACTAGCTTCAGGCGTAGTTATGCCATATTTTAGTAAAATTAAACGTCATATGATGCTACTGAAGAAAATTGGTGGTTTCCTTATTATTTTAATGGGAATTTTATTACTATTAGGACAAGTAAATGTTCTAGCTGGAATTTTTGAATAA
- a CDS encoding pneumococcal-type histidine triad protein → MKFSKKYIAAGSAVIVSLSLCAYALNQHRSQENKDNNRVSYVDGSQSSQKTENLTPDQVSQKEGIQAEQIVIKITDQGYVTSHGDHYHYYNGKVPYDALFSEELLMKDPNYQLKDADIVNEVKGGYIIKVDGKYYVYLKDTAHADNVRTKDEINRQKQEHVKDNEKVGSDVAVARSQGRYTTDDGYVFNPADIIEDTGDAYIVPHGGHYHYIPKSDLSASELAAAKAHLAGKNTQPSQLSYSSTASENNTQSTVQGLTSKPESKVENLQSLLKELYDSPSDKRYSESDGLVFDPAKIISRTPNGVAIPHGDHYHFIPYSKLSALEEKIARMVPIGGTGSTVSTNEKPHEVASSLGSLPSNPSILNNASSTLNKEIPSTSDGYIFNPKDIVEETATAYIVRHGDHFHYIPKANQIGQPTLPNNGLTTPSPSLPVNPGVSHEEHEEGGHGFDANRIIAEDESGFIMSHGDHNHYFFKKDLTADQIKAAQDHLKGANTATPNPAHDDEHDKDNHDHHHGEDHDHGFDANRVISEDDQGFIMSHGDHNHYFFKKDLTADQIKAAQDHLKGANTATPNPAHDDDHDEDHHGHHHDEEHDHGFDANRVISEDEQGFVMSHGDHNHYFFKKDLTAEQIKGAQDHLKTHHDAEPVKPLAKTVESFSRDASDEEKIAYISKTYGVPLEAIRISNGFFVFGNPDQAYDPTHIHPYAVRKEHVRLPLQTGNPELDFLNELYTTALRDGVSPYSLQVENGSFVIPHGDHNHYIKVQTKGYEVALKNKIPALQSNYQPGAFDEKAVLEKVDQLLADSRSIYKDKPIEQRQIELALGQFTENMKKLATNSTAGYLATLDLFDKQYIHIDESVKSTETSALDKKYQALIDKINTLDTDSYGLPKKDLLVRLQEAKLAKDEAGLAAVESQLQALQDFNDRTGVTTVEYIKYFYEHVNDGRLNDELRNKVAQLTWTLYQSQSFLKAAELNRLFPSIYQAKQEVEEALKAQPTTAKSTQTVLDTEKVDNQTAKTAIYGFLKELYGDFMPEEHVNHVSKEEVESLLSKANQLLEQIQEEGIRQSLAEEVENLKAATNKADADLDEVNSQVKDVLTRIASALQQEKENAEQDPQTLVLYQKLYDILMSLHSYLENNKGSDADFDKVDALLDQLSAKSKDKAALLELTKAILVLNQEIKSKSSSSEEATPATNAESNGENTSSETETSVAAESNSETARDENKPSNTTDSKPAEPASEKETTESTTSTGNQEKPAE, encoded by the coding sequence ATGAAATTCAGTAAAAAGTATATTGCAGCTGGATCAGCTGTTATCGTATCCTTGAGTCTTTGCGCCTATGCATTGAACCAGCATCGTTCACAGGAAAATAAGGACAATAATCGTGTCTCTTATGTGGATGGTAGTCAGTCAAGTCAGAAAACTGAAAACCTGACACCAGATCAGGTTAGCCAGAAAGAAGGAATTCAGGCTGAGCAAATTGTCATCAAAATTACAGATCAGGGCTATGTGACGTCACACGGTGACCACTATCATTACTATAATGGGAAAGTTCCTTATGATGCCCTCTTTAGTGAAGAACTCTTGATGAAGGATCCAAACTATCAACTTAAAGATGCTGATATTGTCAATGAAGTCAAGGGTGGTTATATCATCAAGGTCGATGGAAAATATTATGTCTACCTGAAAGATACAGCTCATGCTGATAATGTTCGAACCAAGGATGAAATTAATCGTCAAAAACAAGAACATGTCAAAGATAATGAGAAGGTCGGCTCTGATGTTGCTGTAGCAAGGTCTCAGGGACGCTATACGACAGATGATGGTTATGTCTTTAATCCAGCTGACATTATCGAAGATACTGGTGATGCTTATATCGTTCCTCACGGAGGTCACTATCACTATATTCCAAAAAGTGACTTGTCTGCTAGTGAGTTAGCTGCTGCTAAAGCTCATTTAGCTGGCAAAAATACGCAACCAAGTCAGCTAAGCTATTCTTCAACAGCTAGTGAGAATAATACTCAATCTACAGTGCAAGGATTAACTAGCAAGCCAGAAAGCAAAGTTGAAAATCTCCAAAGTCTATTGAAAGAACTCTACGATTCACCTAGCGACAAACGTTACAGTGAATCAGATGGCTTAGTCTTTGACCCTGCTAAGATTATCAGTCGTACACCTAATGGAGTTGCGATTCCGCATGGCGACCATTATCATTTTATTCCTTACAGCAAACTCTCTGCTTTAGAAGAAAAGATTGCTAGAATGGTGCCTATCGGTGGAACTGGTTCTACGGTCTCTACAAATGAAAAACCTCATGAAGTAGCGTCTAGTCTAGGAAGTCTTCCAAGTAATCCATCTATATTGAATAATGCTTCTTCAACGTTAAATAAGGAAATTCCTTCAACATCTGATGGTTATATCTTTAATCCTAAAGATATTGTCGAAGAAACTGCTACAGCTTATATTGTAAGACATGGCGATCATTTCCATTACATTCCTAAGGCGAACCAAATTGGTCAACCGACTCTTCCAAACAATGGCCTAACAACACCTTCGCCATCTCTTCCAGTCAATCCTGGTGTTTCACATGAGGAACATGAAGAAGGTGGACACGGCTTTGATGCCAATCGTATTATTGCGGAAGATGAATCAGGATTTATCATGAGTCATGGTGACCACAATCATTACTTCTTCAAGAAGGATTTGACTGCTGATCAAATCAAGGCCGCACAAGACCACTTGAAAGGGGCAAATACAGCAACACCAAATCCAGCTCATGATGATGAACACGATAAAGATAATCACGATCACCATCATGGTGAAGACCATGATCACGGTTTTGATGCTAATCGTGTCATAAGTGAGGATGATCAAGGCTTTATTATGAGTCATGGTGATCATAACCATTACTTCTTCAAGAAGGATTTGACTGCTGATCAAATCAAGGCAGCGCAAGACCACTTGAAAGGGGCAAATACAGCAACACCAAATCCAGCTCATGATGACGATCACGATGAAGATCATCATGGACACCATCATGATGAAGAGCATGATCATGGTTTTGATGCTAATCGTGTCATCAGTGAGGATGAGCAAGGTTTTGTCATGAGTCACGGCGATCACAATCATTATTTCTTCAAGAAAGATTTGACAGCAGAGCAAATTAAGGGTGCACAAGACCATTTGAAAACCCATCATGATGCAGAGCCTGTAAAACCTCTTGCTAAAACAGTAGAGTCTTTCTCAAGAGATGCTAGCGATGAAGAAAAAATTGCTTACATTTCTAAGACCTATGGGGTTCCACTTGAAGCGATTAGAATTTCAAACGGCTTCTTTGTCTTTGGAAATCCAGACCAAGCCTACGATCCAACTCATATCCACCCATATGCTGTTCGTAAGGAACATGTGCGTCTTCCACTACAAACTGGCAATCCAGAACTTGATTTCCTAAATGAACTTTACACGACTGCTTTGCGAGATGGTGTGTCTCCTTATAGTTTACAGGTAGAAAATGGTAGTTTTGTGATTCCTCATGGCGACCACAATCACTACATCAAGGTTCAAACTAAGGGATATGAAGTGGCTTTGAAAAACAAGATTCCGGCCCTACAATCCAATTATCAACCTGGAGCTTTTGATGAGAAGGCAGTCTTGGAAAAAGTGGATCAACTTCTAGCTGATAGCAGAAGTATCTACAAAGACAAGCCTATCGAACAAAGACAGATTGAGTTAGCTTTAGGTCAGTTTACTGAAAACATGAAGAAACTGGCAACTAACTCTACAGCAGGTTATCTTGCAACCCTTGATCTCTTTGATAAGCAATATATCCATATTGATGAAAGTGTCAAATCTACTGAAACAAGCGCTCTAGATAAGAAATACCAAGCCTTGATTGATAAAATCAATACACTGGATACAGACTCTTATGGACTTCCTAAGAAAGACCTTCTTGTTCGACTTCAAGAAGCTAAATTGGCAAAAGATGAGGCTGGTTTAGCAGCGGTTGAATCACAACTTCAAGCTCTTCAAGACTTTAATGACCGAACAGGTGTTACAACAGTGGAATACATCAAGTATTTCTACGAACACGTAAATGACGGTCGTTTAAATGATGAACTTCGGAACAAAGTAGCTCAGTTGACTTGGACCTTGTATCAATCTCAATCTTTCCTTAAGGCAGCAGAATTGAACAGACTATTCCCAAGCATCTATCAGGCAAAACAAGAAGTGGAAGAAGCTTTGAAAGCTCAACCAACTACTGCTAAATCGACTCAGACAGTTCTAGATACTGAAAAAGTTGATAACCAAACTGCCAAGACAGCTATTTATGGCTTCTTGAAAGAATTGTACGGAGACTTTATGCCTGAAGAACATGTCAATCATGTTAGCAAGGAAGAAGTAGAAAGCCTCTTGAGCAAGGCAAATCAACTCTTAGAACAAATCCAAGAAGAAGGAATCAGACAATCCTTGGCAGAAGAAGTAGAAAATCTCAAAGCTGCCACAAACAAGGCTGATGCGGACTTGGATGAAGTAAACAGTCAGGTAAAAGATGTCTTGACTCGTATCGCTAGCGCCCTTCAACAAGAAAAGGAAAATGCTGAGCAAGACCCTCAGACACTAGTACTCTATCAAAAACTCTACGATATTCTCATGTCGCTTCACTCTTATTTAGAAAACAACAAGGGTTCTGATGCGGACTTTGATAAGGTAGATGCTTTACTAGATCAACTTTCTGCTAAGAGTAAAGATAAAGCTGCTTTACTTGAATTGAC
- the sdbB gene encoding thiol-disulfide oxidoreductase-associated lipoprotein SdbB codes for MKKVMFAGLSLLSLVVLIACGEEETKKTKAPEQSPKQQQQTTVQQIAVGKEAPDFTLQSMDGKEVKLSDYKGKKVYLKFWASWCGPCKKSMPELMELAAKPDRDFEILTVIAPGIQGEKTVEQFPQWFQDQGYKDIPVLYDTKATTFQAYQIRSIPTEYLIDSQGKIGKIQLGAISNADAEAAFKEMN; via the coding sequence ATGAAAAAAGTAATGTTTGCTGGCTTAAGCCTCTTGTCATTAGTTGTATTGATAGCTTGTGGTGAGGAAGAGACTAAAAAGACTAAAGCACCAGAACAATCCCCAAAACAACAGCAACAAACGACTGTACAACAAATTGCTGTTGGGAAAGAGGCGCCAGATTTTACCTTGCAATCAATGGATGGCAAAGAAGTAAAGTTATCTGATTATAAGGGTAAAAAGGTTTATTTGAAGTTTTGGGCTTCATGGTGTGGTCCATGTAAAAAAAGTATGCCTGAGTTGATGGAATTAGCGGCGAAACCAGATCGTGATTTTGAAATTCTTACTGTTATTGCACCAGGAATTCAAGGTGAAAAAACTGTTGAGCAATTCCCACAATGGTTCCAAGATCAAGGTTATAAGGATATCCCAGTTCTTTATGACACCAAAGCAACCACCTTCCAAGCTTATCAAATTAGAAGCATTCCTACAGAATATCTAATTGATAGTCAAGGTAAGATTGGAAAGATACAATTGGGTGCTATCAGTAATGCGGATGCAGAAGCAGCCTTTAAAGAAATGAACTAG
- a CDS encoding APC family permease produces the protein MNIFRTKNVSLDKTEMHRHLKLWDLILLGIGAMVGTGVFTITGTAAATLAGPALVISIVISALCVGLSALFFAEFASRVPATGGAYSYLYAILGEFPAWLAGWLTMMEFMTAISGVASGWAAYFKGLLSQYGIALPQALNGTFNPQAGTFIDLLPILVLVLVTSLVLLNAKAALRFNSILVILKFSALALFVLVGIWHIKLENWSNFAPYGFGQIYGASTGIMAGASLMFFGFLGFESISMAVDEVKTPQKNIPRGIVLSLSIVTILYALVTLVLTGVVHYSHLNVDDAVAFALRSIGISWAANYVSLVAILTLITVCISMTYALSRMIYSLARDGLMPAAFKELTKTSKVPKNATILTGLASAVAAGIFPLASIAAFLNICTLAYLIMLAYGLIRLRKEKGMPKAGEFKTPLVPLLPILSIIICLSFMLQYNMETWIAFLVALLIGSIIYFSYGYKHSTIEE, from the coding sequence ATGAATATATTTAGAACAAAGAATGTCAGTTTGGATAAAACGGAGATGCACAGGCATTTGAAATTATGGGATTTGATTTTGTTAGGTATCGGAGCCATGGTAGGAACTGGTGTTTTTACAATCACAGGTACTGCAGCAGCAACTCTAGCGGGTCCAGCCCTAGTGATTTCAATCGTCATTTCTGCCTTGTGTGTGGGATTATCAGCCCTCTTTTTTGCAGAATTTGCTTCGCGAGTACCCGCTACAGGTGGTGCCTACAGTTATCTCTATGCCATCTTAGGAGAATTCCCAGCCTGGTTGGCTGGTTGGTTAACCATGATGGAGTTCATGACAGCCATATCGGGTGTGGCTTCTGGTTGGGCAGCGTATTTTAAAGGGCTTCTCTCTCAATACGGGATAGCCCTTCCTCAGGCTTTAAATGGTACCTTTAATCCTCAAGCAGGAACATTTATTGATTTATTGCCTATTCTTGTCTTGGTATTGGTGACCTCGCTTGTTTTACTTAATGCTAAAGCAGCCTTACGCTTTAATTCTATTCTAGTTATTTTGAAATTTTCCGCTTTAGCTCTCTTTGTTTTAGTAGGAATTTGGCATATCAAACTTGAGAACTGGAGCAATTTTGCTCCTTATGGTTTTGGACAAATCTATGGTGCTAGTACTGGTATTATGGCTGGTGCGTCCTTGATGTTCTTCGGTTTTTTGGGATTTGAATCCATCTCTATGGCCGTAGATGAGGTCAAGACTCCTCAAAAAAATATTCCTAGAGGGATTGTCTTATCGCTCTCTATCGTAACCATTCTTTATGCCTTGGTGACGCTTGTCTTAACTGGTGTGGTCCATTATAGCCATCTAAATGTCGACGATGCCGTTGCCTTTGCTCTTCGTAGCATTGGGATTAGTTGGGCAGCCAACTATGTGTCATTAGTGGCTATCTTAACCTTGATTACGGTTTGTATCTCAATGACTTATGCCCTATCGCGTATGATTTACAGTTTAGCGCGTGACGGATTGATGCCTGCCGCCTTTAAAGAATTAACAAAGACTAGCAAGGTACCAAAGAATGCTACTATCTTGACCGGTCTAGCTTCAGCAGTAGCTGCAGGAATATTCCCACTAGCCAGTATCGCAGCCTTCTTAAACATTTGTACCTTGGCCTACTTGATTATGCTGGCTTACGGCTTGATTCGCTTACGGAAAGAAAAAGGAATGCCCAAAGCTGGAGAATTTAAAACACCATTAGTACCCTTATTACCGATTTTATCAATCATCATTTGTTTATCCTTTATGTTGCAGTATAATATGGAAACCTGGATTGCTTTCCTAGTTGCATTGTTGATAGGAAGTATCATTTACTTTTCTTATGGCTATAAGCATTCTACCATAGAAGAATAA